Proteins encoded in a region of the Ptychodera flava strain L36383 chromosome 4, AS_Pfla_20210202, whole genome shotgun sequence genome:
- the LOC139132138 gene encoding uncharacterized protein yields the protein MTVHLFGATSSPGCVNFALKMTADLYEKDYGKDAVDFVRRDFYVDDGLKSVREPSEAINLIESSRQLCDRGDFKLHKYISNNKEVIDSISPAQRATDIQTIDLRCQNLPIERTLGVQWCVESDTFQFQVQLKDKPMTRRGILSTVSSVYDTLGLVSPLILGGRHVLQELCKDGADWDDPIPENTMIKWERWRRNILLLSSLKIPRCYKPNNFGKMKKAELHHFSDASHYGYGQCSYLRLIDDEDRVSYSLVIGKSRVVPTRPMTVPRLELTAAVISARAGAFRRDNLQYDDVSHTYYTDSNLVLGYINNEAKRFHIFVANRLQLIRNHSSPDQWRHVDTKTNPADLAS from the coding sequence ATGACAGTGCACCTGTTTGGAGCAACGTCCTCACCAGGCTGTGTAAACTTCGCCCTCAAGATGACAGCTGACCTTTATGAAAAGGACTACGGTAAAGATGCTGTCGACTTCGTTAGAAGAGACTTCTACGTCGACGATGGGTTGAAGTCAGTCCGAGAGCCGTCAGAGGCAATTAACCTGATCGAGAGCAGCCGACAACTGTGTGACAGAGGCGACTTCAAATTGCACAAGTACATATCGAACAACAAGGAAGTCATCGATAGTATTTCTCCAGCACAACGAGCTACGGACATACAAACCATCGACCTTCGTTGCCAGAATTTACCGATCGAGCGCACGTTGGGTGTGCAATGGTGTGTCGAGTCCGACACTTTCCAGTTTCAAGTCCAGCTGAAGGACAAACCAATGACAAGACGAGGCATCTTATCGACAGTAAGCTCGGTGTACGATACCCTCGGACTTGTATCCCCACTAATTCTCGGAGGCAGACATGTACTGCAAGAACTATGCAAAGACGGTGCCGACTGGGATGATCCTATACCAGAAAACACCATGATTAAGTGGGAAAGATGGAGAAGAAACATACTTCTTCTATCAAGTTTGAAGATACCAAGATGTTACAAGCCTAACAACTTCGGTAAAATGAAGAAAGCAGAACTACACCATTTCTCCGATGCCAGCCATTATGGGTACGGTCAATGTAGTTACCTGCGACTCATCGATGATGAAGACAGAGTTTCATATTCTCTCGTCATCGGAAAATCCAGAGTGGTTCCAACCAGACCAATGACAGTACCACGATTGGAGCTCACAGCCGCTGTAATTTCAGCCAGAGCTGGTGCCTTTCGGAGAGACAACCTACAATATGATGATGTCAGCCACACGTACTACACCGATAGTAATCTGGTATTGGGCTACATCAACAACGAGGCAAAGCGTTTCCACATCTTTGTAGCAAATCGACTTCAACTGATTCGAAACCATTCGTCCCCAGACCAGTGGAGACATGTTGATACCAAGACAAATCCAGCAGACTTGGCTTCTTGA